DNA from Fusarium verticillioides 7600 chromosome 4, whole genome shotgun sequence:
TCGCTGGTAGTCGCTGCTCTAGGTGTtggaacatcatcttctATAGgcgtttcttcttccttcgGCGGCTCTTTGgctgcctctccttcttctaCCTTTGGCTCTTCCCTGGGTTCTTCCTTTTGTTCGTCGGGGTTCTCTTCTGACTGGTTTGTAGTGGCCCTTTCTCTTCGCCGTCTTCGTAGTcgtctctcttcctctgctgtTTGCCGTCTGGCTTTTCGAAGggtttctctcctctcagGATCGTTGTCATCTGCGCCATCACCACCGCGCATGCCTTGTAGAAGAGCTGCTGCTCTATCGGCAACGTCGTCTTCACCTTCACGAGGCGACGAGAGGCCGGGACTGAGCATCTTGCTTTCGTCTTCGGTGGGTtcctccttgttcttgaggccAGCTTCCACTTCTGGGATTTCGTCGAGGTCGGGAATCTTCTGTCCTGACGCGACGCGGACCTGGTGACGATCCTTGAGTCGCGCACGCCTTCTTCGGTCTCTCTGGTCCCGAGCTTGCGGCGCAGCTGCACGTAGTTTCTCCAGGAGAGAGTCCATAGCGCCGGTATTGGATGGAGACGTAGGTCCCGCCtcggcgttggcgttggcgttggtaaGTTTAAGTTGTGCTGTGTGCTTCCGTTTCATTGACGCCTCGTTACGCTTCCTTGTCTCTTCCACCTGCACGTTCTTGTCACGAGACTTCTTCCACTCTCCCACGAACAATGCCAACTTGGCAAAGAAATCCCGACGGGCCCCATCATCTGCGGGGTCCTCGCCGTAAAATACCATGATATCTTTGtatgtcttcatcatctcttccAAGTACAGCTCCATCTGCTCGGATTTTCTTCTGGCTTCCTTCATAATACGTTGGACGATTTGACTCACACGGTCCTGGGGATGGAACTGCTTGGGGTCGCTTAGGTTACCAGAATCCAGCGACATTTGAATGTTTCGAATATTGTCGATGTATTTCTTCGCATCCGCCTGAAGTTGCTCAATGTTGATCTTCTGTGCCGTCATGACTCCGTTGATATCATCCGCAAATGTCTCCCACTCAGGGTACTGATTCCGTACAATACGCTCCACGAGGTCGGCCAATGTTGACTCGTTCTTGTCGTCCTTGACCATACCCAATCTTGCAAGAGAGCTGAGCTTGAAACCACGTGCTTGCTTGTTCGCATCATTCATGTAATTACCAATATCCAAAATAAGGCCAAGTACGTTCATCAATGAAACGGAATCGCGTAGCGACTCCGATACTGTCACAACCTGTCGGATTTTCTCGTTAATCTCTTCGTACTCTTGTTCAAAGCTTCTAGTAAGAGCAAGGGCCCTCATTCGACTTTTCCAGTAGTGGTGTAACTCAAAAGCCGTGTAGAGGTAAagctgatcttgtcgagtCAGCTCCGAGGGATCAAGTTCACGGTCTTGAGATTTGGCATCAggtccagtccagtcctTGCTATACGGCGCCATTTGCTTGACTGTGTTGTCGGGGATGTTACAGAGGTCATCCTTCTGCAAAAAGTCCATCACTACAGCGTTGTCTAGAATCTCTGGATCGCAGTGAATGATCATTTGAACAATCTTCTCGACAGAGTACTGTGAaaacttggcaaaagcaATTTCTGTGCAGTGTTAGTAGATAAATCAATGGTGGATAAAGGGGTATAAACTTACCATACGCCTTGCGGAGATCAGAAGAGATGATTtgcttcttgtcatccttcTTAGAAGAGTTTCCTATaccaatcttcttgatctccttaGCCATGAACAGTTTCTCGACCTCGTCGAGAATGCccttcttgctgagctcctGATACTTCTCCTCTCGGGCTTCAGCAGAAGGTGTGTGGGCTGCCCAGTGACTGGTCTCAGGGGCATCAACCTTCTCCCAATGCagggccttgagcttcttcttgggacGAACCACGGGCAGGCCAATGCTTGGTGCAGCCCCGAAAGCGGGTTGTCGGGCCAAGAAGTGCCCAGACATAGCACCAGGCAGGGGAGGGGGTGGTGGAGGGGGCATACCTCCAGCACCAGGTAaaggaggcggtggtggaggaggaggtccaCCACCTGGCATCAGCATGCCAGGCAAGGGgggcggaggcggaggagcaCCAGGAAGCTGGCCCGGCATTGGGGGaggtggaggcggaggaggcggcggcggagcTCCGGGTATTTGACCAGGCAtcggaggaggtggaggtggcggcggaggcggaggagcagCACCAGTGACTTCGATTTTGGGAGTTTCGCTGTCACCTGGTGGAGTGATGGGTGATGAAGTCTCCATACTAGGGTGAGAAGGACCGGTGGTGTCATCTTCAGAATCACTGGCATCgaacttcttgaccttggaaccaatctcaccaagcAAGCCAGCTTGCTGCTTGGGGTCTATCGTAGGTCGCTTCATCTCGACAATTCTGGGCTTCTCGAAGATGACACCGTCCTCGCCTTCAGtctcgtcgtcctcatcgaTCACCTCGCCATCAGAACGTCTCTTAAGGGGCTTGCGTGGAATCTTGGTATTGCGGTGGATGCTGCCCAGAACGCTGTTGGTGAAGTCCCGAGGAGGCGTACCACCACCAGGAGGTGTTCCAGGCCTgtcgtccatctcctcgcGCAGGGCTCGAAGACGGTCTGAAGGCCCAACAGCATCTCCCCAAACACGTCCCTCGAGCTTGTATTGTGTCTTCTGCCGCTCGATCTGCATCTGTAACCGCTCCATGAGGCGTTCGCGATCCAGGATACCCTGCATCCGAGCAGGGTCTTCAGGGCCAGCCACCTTGCTGCTGGCGctagcagcagcagcgctTTTGATAGCCTTGGAAGCAGCTACGTCCTGTGCATCTCGAAGCATCAGGTATAGCTCTCTTGTTTCCAACTCGTATCGCTGGGCTTCCTTGGCTCTCATAGTCTGCATACTGTCCAATTCAGCTTTGAGTCCGTCTGCCTGTCTTCTTTGAGCATCAATGAATCGAGATTGCTCGTCCAGTTGCTTTTGTAATTTGGCAACCAGTCCATCAGCACCCAGCTCAAGCTGAGCCTTCGTCTCATCACGCTCAGCCATTGCGGCCTCAGCGATTTGTCGCGattcaagagcctcatcctgGGCTTGCCTGGCTTCTGAGTCCGTATGCAATTTGTCAAGGAGACTTTGGACCGTGAAGTTGAGACTCTGCTTGAGATCCATGTTCGGCAGTCGCCGGTCCATAGCAACGTAGCTAAGCATGGAATCAACCAACTGGAACATGCGTAGGCGCTCCTCGCCATCATTTGCTCGGATGAGCATAAGATGCTGTAGAGCCGAAATGAAGTAgtcgttggtcttggtgccaTGGAGGCGCTGCTGAATGGCATCGGCAATTTGAACGGGATCAGTCAgatccttgacctcgccTTCGACGTCGTCCTTGATACTGCTATTCTCCCTCTCAAGCATATCCTCATAGTCAATGGCCTCGTTTGTTCTGAACCGTTCAATCTGTTTGTCCAAGAGTTCGTATTGGaactcctccatcttcgtcaatATTCGCTTGATACCACATGCTGTAAACTGGGCTCGAATGTGTATCCTCAACTCCAAATCTCTCTCGGGCGAATCGATAATCATGTTGACGAGCATGAGAGTCGCAACGGCGTATTCCATAAGCAAGTTCTCCATTCCAATACCTCCAGTCCTCAATTCTTCGCTGGCACCGACCAAACTTCCCATCTTGCCCCTACCATCAATGGTGACCTCCACCAAACGCATCCAAGCATCGAATCGGCCATTTTCTCCAGATGCGGTCTTGACCTCGTCCAGCGCCTGAATGACCTTCAGATGACCTTCGGCATTCTCTCCCCAGGTGCATAGGAAGGTTATGATCTCGCTGACAAGCTTCCGTGTGGTGAGACGAGGAGATATAAGAGAGCTAGCAAGGGCTACCATGACCTTTTGGTGAATCAAGGCATCGTCGGCGCCGAATTTGTTGTTCATGAGCGCCTTTACACATTTGATAATATCATATTCGCGATCGAGATTCTTGTCGATACGGGTGTTATCCTGGACTGGCCCCTGTGCTGTCCTGCGGTTGATCTTAAGCAGCAAGGTCATAAGAGCGACCTGTCCCTGGCACTCGACGAATCTCTTGACCCAACCAATCTGTTGTGTTCGCAAATTGACTTCCAAACTTCCCATACCTTTCGTGTCAAGGCGATCCTCCATAACTCGCCGCACATACCATTCAGGAGTACCTTCTTCGTCGGAGTACGTCGTGATATCGGGAGTCGCGGTATACTGGTTCGGGCGTGCTGTCTGCCGGCGCTTCTGCTCGCCTTGCCATTCAGTAAGTCGATCCTGATAGATCAGCGTCCACTTCTTCTGGGCGGGGTAGGCCATCATCTGTCTCCTGGCCTGCTCGGGGAGATTGTGCCATCCTCGCTTCTGCATCAGTTGGAGGAACATCTGCTCGACCACATTATCGTCGTCTGGTTTAGGGAAATAGAAACCACCCTGTGGATCGCTTTGTCCTGGAGGGGGGCCAGACGGAAATTTGGTAAATCGGTGAGAATCGCGGTTCGAGTGCTGAGAAGCAGCATAAGAGCTTTGGGAAGAGGCACTGGGCATAGCTACATTTGGTGAGCGTGATATCCTTCCATCAAGGAAACTTGTACTACCTGACTGAATGCTCAGATTATCAGCCGAGCCCCGAGCATTAGATGACATATATGAGTCGTATCGGGGGTTGGGAGGATTATTCGAGTGGGAAGAGCTGCCCCTAGGCGGACCCCATTGCTGATATTGGGTCTGACGGCCCGTTGAAGCCATAGTAACATTgccatatccatatccaagAGGTTGTCGCCCTGGGGAATGAGCACCAGACTGTGCCGACGTTCCATCCCAGCTCGGGTATTGGTGAAAGTCCAGGCCATTTTTGTTTAGGTGGTGCGGAAGAGGTTCACGGCGCACTGGCATCTGCTCGCCCTTGGGCAGATACTCGACAGGTATGGGAGAGCGTGATCCACCTCCAACGGCATCGTAGGGTATCGACGTAATTACGCCCGCCATCTGGTTGATACCGCCatcagaagattctgggcGATCCAGCGAGATGGCAGACGACTCTCGTTTGTGGCGCGAGGAGCGAAAACTGGCGGCATCGTCTGCGGGGTATCTCGATTCCTCGGTCAAGCGCTTGTCTTTGTGCTTACTTCGTGAGAATAAAGACCGGCCGCCAGAGGACTGCCTCGTCTTGTCAGACATGGCGACGGCGACGGCGACGGCGGTAGGTGTGACAGAGCGGTCGTGGCCGCGACAGTCGTCGAAGCGGAGTGTTTAGTTTGCGAATCGTATTTCGAAAATAcctgtgttggtgttgatccgGGGTGTACAGTAAGGGAAAAAAGGAGGTGCCAGGGTTTCGATGAGCCTGGGGAAGCGTTTTGCCAACGGCTACCAAATTGAACACGTGAAGTTGGCGATATGCTGGCCCAGGGCCGCTCGCTTCATCGGGGGCACGATATCGCCGTTGAGGAAAATAGTGAAGTTATTCGGGGTCCGGAGCGTCAGTTGAATCGGCGGAAGCGCTATGATCGGACTTGAAACCTTGGTCGTCTGGAGTTTGGTTGAGTGTGAAGAAGCCCGCGTAGTCTAGATAGGGAGGGGGTAAAGTAAGgtaaaaagacaaagaaaaggccTAAGCTGTGGCTTTTGGATAGATGATGCAGACGGAATGTTTCAATGAGAGGTGCCAGAATAGAATAGGATAAAAGAAAATTAATTGAATTGCAACCCGAATTAAGTCGAAATGGTGTGAACGAACAAAGGAGCGTAGCGTGTCACTGCACAGCTGCAGTCGGGTCGGGGTGTCGTATAACGTTGAGAGTTAGGTAGGTCGTGCAGTGTGGTGTAGCAGTCACAGTGtaccaccagcagcagcagcagcaatatcCGCAGTAGCCAGCCCAACCCAGAAATGGGAATGACTTGGGTTGGCGGGCTTCCAAATGGATCCTTCTATGATCAGGGATCTGAGGACCAAGCCGAGGGTCTATCAAGAGGAATGCGGATTGGCTCATTTGTTTACGGGGATTATGGGCCTAATATTGCTTAGCCGCCGCTTGAGCTCTCAGGTTAAGAACGCATACAAAGGCCCAAAGCGAGAGATATAGATTGATACTCAATACCTAAATAATGTAGTAAATCAGTATTGTAAAAGTCACTACAGTTAAATCAGCGAGCACAGTTATATCGTAATATCAGTGAGATTCCTTAGAAACAATGTGATATAGCATGATCATGCATGGATATTCATTATGCCCAAGCAGCCCTGTGACTGGTCTGAGAGACACCTTTTTAGCATCGACACCAGGCGGAGAGTTTTCTCTCGTATCAGGAGATCTGCCAGGGGAAGTGGGCTCTGTAGATTGAGGACGCGCAGGTGCATGTCAACCTAGAAAGAAATCAAGTTGAAGACCAGAAATTGAAGCTTATTAAAGAAAGTCTGAGACAACTACGCTTATTGAAAGAatctcttgtcttccttAGAGTCCCGAGTGACAGGAATCTGTGCATAAGACCCTCCCTCCACTGTTAGTGATACATGAATCCATAGACCCAAAATGCTTATAACCCGATACCAGAGACTTGGGACATTTGAGTTACCTTTCAGTGAGGAGTCTCACAGCCAAAAGTCGTACTAGGATCAATGTATTTCACTGTGATTTGGCGCAATTAATAAGACATATGCGGTCTTTCAGCTGCgagccaatctcatcatcacataCAATAAATGGTTCATGGCTATTCTTAGTTGGGGTTTTCAGCTGCGCCAACGTGTAGCAATCCTCGAACCACGAAGATCAGTTACACAACCATTCATCTTAATAACTCAAGGCCCAGAATAAGTGtcagttcttcatcatggtatCAGTGGCAATTACTCATAGAATCACTCATTTGTCTCAAGTTCCCTACTGCGACTCTGAGCATCTCTACTCCGCCTCAGGAAGATCGGGACCCTTATGTCCCGTTCCCTACGATCTCAAGAAAAAGATCTTTCTTTatccgtactccgtatttTATTCTTGATTCTTAAGCGAGGTCGGCTGTCTCAAATTGCCCATTCCGTTGACTGCCAGTTTCTGATTGCCGTATGTCAGTGGAATGAATGGTTGAGATAGCATACGATGGTGACGTGTcccatgaagatgagagattATGCACATGTGAACAACGATACGCTAAATTGATGGCGCCTCTTGAAGCGCCAGTAATTGATATATAATGCAGTAAATGTGAGGCTACGCGCAATTGAGTGC
Protein-coding regions in this window:
- a CDS encoding cytokinesis protein — its product is MSDKTRQSSGGRSLFSRSKHKDKRLTEESRYPADDAASFRSSRHKRESSAISLDRPESSDGGINQMAGVITSIPYDAVGGGSRSPIPVEYLPKGEQMPVRREPLPHHLNKNGLDFHQYPSWDGTSAQSGAHSPGRQPLGYGYGNVTMASTGRQTQYQQWGPPRGSSSHSNNPPNPRYDSYMSSNARGSADNLSIQSAMPSASSQSSYAASQHSNRDSHRFTKFPSGPPPGQSDPQGGFYFPKPDDDNVVEQMFLQLMQKRGWHNLPEQARRQMMAYPAQKKWTLIYQDRLTEWQGEQKRRQTARPNQYTATPDITTYSDEEGTPEWYVRRVMEDRLDTKGMGSLEVNLRTQQIGWVKRFVECQGQVALMTLLLKINRRTAQGPVQDNTRIDKNLDREYDIIKCVKALMNNKFGADDALIHQKVMVALASSLISPRLTTRKLVSEIITFLCTWGENAEGHLKVIQALDEVKTASGENGRFDAWMRLVEVTIDGRGKMGSLVGASEELRTGGIGMENLLMEYAVATLMLVNMIIDSPERDLELRIHIRAQFTACGIKRILTKMEEFQYELLDKQIERFRTNEAIDYEDMLERENSSIKDDVEGEVKDLTDPVQIADAIQQRLHGTKTNDYFISALQHLMLIRANDGEERLRMFQLVDSMLSYVAMDRRLPNMDLKQSLNFTVQSLLDKLHTDSEARQAQDEALESRQIAEAAMAERDETKAQLELGADGLVAKLQKQLDEQSRFIDAQRRQADGLKAELDSMQTMRAKEAQRYELETRELYLMLRDAQDVAASKAIKSAAAASASSKVAGPEDPARMQGILDRERLMERLQMQIERQKTQYKLEGRVWGDAVGPSDRLRALREEMDDRPGTPPGGGTPPRDFTNSVLGSIHRNTKIPRKPLKRRSDGEVIDEDDETEGEDGVIFEKPRIVEMKRPTIDPKQQAGLLGEIGSKVKKFDASDSEDDTTGPSHPSMETSSPITPPGDSETPKIEVTGAAPPPPPPPPPPPMPGQIPGAPPPPPPPPPPPMPGQLPGAPPPPPPLPGMLMPGGGPPPPPPPPLPGAGGMPPPPPPPLPGAMSGHFLARQPAFGAAPSIGLPVVRPKKKLKALHWEKVDAPETSHWAAHTPSAEAREEKYQELSKKGILDEVEKLFMAKEIKKIGIGNSSKKDDKKQIISSDLRKAYEIAFAKFSQYSVEKIVQMIIHCDPEILDNAVVMDFLQKDDLCNIPDNTVKQMAPYSKDWTGPDAKSQDRELDPSELTRQDQLYLYTAFELHHYWKSRMRALALTRSFEQEYEEINEKIRQVVTVSESLRDSVSLMNVLGLILDIGNYMNDANKQARGFKLSSLARLGMVKDDKNESTLADLVERIVRNQYPEWETFADDINGVMTAQKINIEQLQADAKKYIDNIRNIQMSLDSGNLSDPKQFHPQDRVSQIVQRIMKEARRKSEQMELYLEEMMKTYKDIMVFYGEDPADDGARRDFFAKLALFVGEWKKSRDKNVQVEETRKRNEASMKRKHTAQLKLTNANANAEAGPTSPSNTGAMDSLLEKLRAAAPQARDQRDRRRRARLKDRHQVRVASGQKIPDLDEIPEVEAGLKNKEEPTEDESKMLSPGLSSPREGEDDVADRAAALLQGMRGGDGADDNDPERRETLRKARRQTAEEERRLRRRRRERATTNQSEENPDEQKEEPREEPKVEEGEAAKEPPKEEETPIEDDVPTPRAATTSDGAPEEEQGEKAQAQAQAQAQA
- a CDS encoding cytokinesis protein; this translates as MSDKTRQSSGGRSLFSRSKHKDKRLTEESRYPADDAASFRSSRHKRESSAISLDRPESSDGGINQMAGVITSIPYDAVGGGSRSPIPVEYLPKGEQMPVRREPLPHHLNKNGLDFHQYPSWDGTSAQSGAHSPGRQPLGYGYGNVTMASTGRQTQYQQWGPPRGSSSHSNNPPNPRYDSYMSSNARGSADNLSIQSAMPSASSQSSYAASQHSNRDSHRFTKFPSGPPPGQSDPQGGFYFPKPDDDNVVEQMFLQLMQKRGWHNLPEQARRQMMAYPAQKKWTLIYQDRLTEWQGEQKRRQTARPNQYTATPDITTYSDEEGTPEWYVRRVMEDRLDTKGMGSLEVNLRTQQIGWVKRFVECQGQVALMTLLLKINRRTAQGPVQDNTRIDKNLDREYDIIKCVKALMNNKFGADDALIHQKVMVALASSLISPRLTTRKLVSEIITFLCTWGENAEGHLKVIQALDEVKTASGENGRFDAWMRLVEVTIDGRGKMGSLVGASEELRTGGIGMENLLMEYAVATLMLVNMIIDSPERDLELRIHIRAQFTACGIKRILTKMEEFQYELLDKQIERFRTNEAIDYEDMLERENSSIKDDVEGEVKDLTDPVQIADAIQQRLHGTKTNDYFISALQHLMLIRANDGEERLRMFQLVDSMLSYVAMDRRLPNMDLKQSLNFTVQSLLDKLHTDSEARQAQDEALESRQIAEAAMAERDETKAQLELGADGLVAKLQKQLDEQSRFIDAQRRQADGLKAELDSMQTMRAKEAQRYELETRELYLMLRDAQDVAASKAIKSAAAASASSKVAGPEDPARMQGILDRERLMERLQMQIERQKTQYKLEGRVWGDAVGPSDRLRALREEMDDRPGTPPGGGTPPRDFTNSVLGSIHRNTKIPRKPLKRRSDGEVIDEDDETEGEDGVIFEKPRIVEMKRPTIDPKQQAGLLGEIGSKVKKFDASDSEDDTTGPSHPSMETSSPITPPGDSETPKIEVTGAAPPPPPPPPPPPMPGQIPGAPPPPPPPPPPPMPGQLPGAPPPPPPLPGMLMPGGGPPPPPPPPLPGAGGMPPPPPPPLPGAMSGHFLARQPAFGAAPSIGLPVVRPKKKLKALHWEKVDAPETSHWAAHTPSAEAREEKYQELSKKGILDEVEKLFMAKEIKKIGIGNSSKKDDKKQIISSDLRKAYEIAFAKFSQYSVEKIVQMIIHCDPEILDNAVVMDFLQKDDLCNIPDNTVKQMAPYSKDWTGPDAKSQDRELDPSELTRQDQLYLYTAFELHHYWKSRMRALALTRSFEQEYEEINEKIRQVVTVSESLRDSVSLMNVLGLILDIGNYMNDANKQARGFKLSSLARLGMVKDDKNESTLADLVERIVRNQYPEWETFADDINGVMTAQKINIEQLQADAKKYIDNIRNIQMSLDSGNLSDPKQFHPQDRVSQIVQRIMKEARRKSEQMELYLEEMMKTYKDIMVFYGEDPADDGARRDFFAKLALFVGEWKKSRDKNVQVEETRKRNEASMKRKHTAQLKLTNANANAEAGPTSPSNTGAMDSLLEKLRAAAPQARDQRDRRRRARLKDRHQVRVASGQKIPDLDEIPEVEAGLKNKEEPTEDESKMLSPGLSSPREGEDDVADRAAALLQGMRGGDGADDNDPERRETLRKARRQTAEEERRLRRRRRERATTNQSEENPDEQKEEPREEPKVEEGEAAKEPPKEEETPIEDDVPTPRAATTSDGAPEEEQGEKA